From one Eulemur rufifrons isolate Redbay chromosome 23, OSU_ERuf_1, whole genome shotgun sequence genomic stretch:
- the SALL1 gene encoding sal-like protein 1 translates to MSRRKQAKPQHFQSDPEVASLPRRDGDMEKGQPSRTTKSKDAHVCGRCCAEFFELSDLLLHKKNCTKNQLVLIVNENPASPPETFSPSPPPDNPEEQMNDTVNKTDQVDCSDLSEHSGPDREESMEVEAPAANKSGGSGPSSSSHGTAAPGCSSSPSPGTSALTTSLPQLGDLTTLGNFSVINSNVIIENLQSTKVAVAQFSQEARCGGASGGKLAVPALMEQLLALQQQQIHQLQLIEQIRHQILLLASQNADLPTSSSPSQGTLRTSANPLSTLSSHLSQQLAAAAGLAQSLASQSASISGVKQPPPIQLPQSTSGNTVIPSNSGSSPNINMLAAAVTTPSSEKVASSAGASHVSNPAVSASSSPAFAISNLLSPASNPLLPQPAPANAVFPSPLPNIGTTAEDLNSLSALAQQRKSKPPNVTAFEAKSTSDEAFFKHKCRFCAKVFGSDSALQIHLRSHTGERPFKCNICGNRFSTKGNLKVHFQRHKEKYPHIQMNPYPVPEHLDNIPTSTGIPYGMSIPPEKPVTSWLDTKPVLPTLTTSVGLPLPPTLPSLIPFIKTEEPAPIPISHSAASPPGSVKSDSGVPEPATRNLGGLPEEAEGSTLPPSSGKSEESGAVTSSVPTAGNSTLSSPAADCGPGSATTFTNPLLPLMSEQFKAKFPFGGLLDSAQASETSKLQQLVENIDKKATDPNECVICHRVLSCQSALKMHYRTHTGERPFKCKICGRAFTTKGNLKTHYSVHRAMPPLRVQHSCPICQKKFTNAVVLQQHIRMHMGGQIPNTPVPDSYPESMESDTGSFDEKNFDDLDNFSDENMEDCPEGSIPDTPKSADASQDSLSSSPLPLEMSSIAALENQMKMISAGLAEQLQASLKSVENGSVEGDVLTNDSSSVGGDMESQSAGSPAISESTSSMQALSPSNSTQEFHKSPSVEEKPQRAVPGEFANGLSPTPVNGGALDLTSSHAEKIIKEDSLGILFPFRDRGKFKNTACDICGKTFACQSALDIHYRSHTKERPFICTVCNRGFSTKGNLKQHMLTHQMRDLPSQLFEPSSNLGPNQNSAVIPANSLSSLIKTEVNGFVHVSPQDSKDTPTSHVPSGPLSSSATSPVLLPALPRRTPKQHYCNTCGKTFSSSSALQIHERTHTGEKPFACTICGRAFTTKGNLKVHMGTHMWNSTPARRGRRLSVDGPMTFLGGNPVKFPEMFQKDLAARSGSGDPSSFWNQYAAALSNGLAMKANEISVIQNGGVPPIPGSLDSGNSSPISGLTGNLEKLQNSEPSAPLAGLEKMASSENGTNFRFTRFVEDSKEIVTS, encoded by the exons GAGACATGGAAAAGGGCCAACCGAGTCGCACCACTAAGAGCAAGGACGCCCACGTCTGTGGCCGGTGCTGCGCCGAGTTCTTTGAATTATCAGATCTTCTGCTCCACAAGAAGAACTGCACTAAAAATCAATTAGTTCTAATCGTAAATGAAAATCCAGCCTCCCCACCCGAAACCTTCTCCCCCAGTCCCCCTCCCGATAATCCCGAGGAACAAATGAATGACACAGTTAACAAAACAGATCAAGTAGACTGCAGCGACCTTTCAGAACACAGCGGACCTGACAGGGAAGAGTCCATGGAGGTGGAGGCCCCGGCTGCTAACAAAAGCGGCGGCAGCGGCCCTTCCAGCAGCAGCCATGGCACCGCGGCCCCCGGCTgcagcagcagcccctccccaggtaCCTCAGCACTCACAACCTCTCTACCTCAACTCGGGGACCTGACAACACTGGGCAACTTCTCCGTGATCAACAGCAACGTCATCATCGAGAACCTCCAGAGCACCAAGGTGGCGGTGGCCCAGTTCTCCCAGGAAGCGAGGTGCGGCGGGGCCTCGGGGGGCAAGCTGGCGGTCCCCGCCCTCATGGAGCAGCTCCTAGCTCTGCAGCAGCAGCAGATCCACCAGCTGCAACTGATCGAACAGATTCGTCACCAAATACTGCTGTTGGCTTCTCAGAACGCAGACTTGCCAACGTCTTCTAGTCCTTCTCAAGGTACTTTACGAACATCTGCCAACCCCTTGTCCACGCTAAGTTCCCATTTATCTCAGCAGCTGGCGGCAGCAGCTGGATTAGCACAGAGCCTCGCCAGCCAATCTGCCAGCATCAGTGGTGTGAAACAGCCACCCCCAATCCAGCTACCTCAGAGCACTTCTGGCAACACCGTCATTCCATCCAACAGTGGCTCTTCTCCCAATATTAACATGTTGGCAGCCGCAGTTACCACCCCGTCCTCGGAAAAAGTGGCTTCGAGTGCTGGTGCCTCCCATGTCAGCAACCCAGCAGTCTCAGCGTCATCCTCACCAGCTTTTGCAATAAGCAATTTATTAAGTCCTGCATCTAATCCACTTCTACCTCAGCCGGCCCCTGCTAACGCCGTTTTCCCCAGCCCTTTGCCCAACATCGGAACAACTGCGGAGGATCTAAACTCCTTGTCTGCCTTGGCCCAGCAGAGAAAAAGCAAGCCACCAAATGTCACTGCCTTCGAAGCGAAAAGTACTTCCGACGAGGCGTTCTTCAAACACAAGTGCAGGTTCTGCGCGAAGGTCTTCGGGAGTGACAGTGCCTTGCAGATCCACCTGCGCTCCCACACTGGGGAGAGGCCGTTCAAGTGCAACATCTGCGGGAACAGGTTCTCCACCAAGGGGAACCTGAAAGTCCACTTTCAGCGCCACAAAGAGAAATACCCTCATATCCAGATGAACCCCTATCCCGTGCCTGAGCATTTGGACAATATCCCCACAAGTACCGGCATCCCATATGGCATGTCCATCCCTCCAGAGAAGCCAGTCACCAGCTGGCTAGACACCAAACCAGTCCTGCCCACTCTGACCACTTCAGTCGGCCTGCCGTTGCCCCCGACCCTGCCCAGCCTCATACCCTTCATCAAGACGGAAGAGCCAGCCCCCATCCCCATCAGCCATTCTGCCGCCAGCCCCCCGGGCTCAGTCAAAAGTGACTCCGGGGTCCCCGAGCCGGCCACGAGAAACCTGGGTGGGCTCCCAGAGGAAGCTGAAGGGTCCACTCTGCCACCCTCCAGTGGCAAGAGTGAAGAGAGTGGTGCGGTCACCAGCTCGGTCCCAACAGCCGGCAACAGCACCCTGAGCTCCCCGGCGGCCGACTGTGGCCCAGGCAGCGCCACCACTTTCACCAACCCTTTGTTGCCGCTCATGTCCGAGCAGTTCAAGGCCAAGTTTCCTTTTGGGGGACTCTTGGACTCAGCCCAGGCATCAGAGACGTCCAAGCTTCAGCAACTGGTAGAAAACATTGACAAGAAGGCCACTGACCCCAACGAGTGTGTCATCTGCCACCGGGTCCTCAGCTGTCAGAGCGCCTTGAAAATGCACTACCGGACACACACTGGGGAGAGGCCCTTTAAGTGCAAGATCTGCGGCCGGGCTTTTACCACGAAAGGGAATCTTAAAACCCACTACAGCGTGCATCGTGCGATGCCCCCGCTCAGAGTCCAGCATTCCTGCCCCATCTGCCAGAAGAAATTCACTAATGCTGTTGTCCTGCAGCAGCACATTCGAATGCACATGGGGGGCCAGATTCCCAACACCCCAGTCCCCGACAGCTACCCCGAGTCCATGGAGTCTGACACGGGCTCCTTTGATGAGAAAAATTTTGATGACTTAGACAACTTCTCTGATGAAAACATGGAAGACTGCCCTGAGGGCAGCATCCCCGATACACCCAAGTCTGCGGACGCGTCCCAAGACAGCCTGTCTTCTTCGCCTCTGCCCCTAGAGATGTCGAGCATCGCTGCTTTGGAAAATCAGATGAAGATGATCAGTGCCGGCCTGGCGGAGCAGCTGCAGGCCAGCCTGAAGTCGGTGGAGAATGGCTCGGTCGAGGGGGACGTCCTGACCAATGATTCGTCCTCAGTGGGTGGTGACATGGAGAGCCAGAGTGCAGGCAGCCCGGCCATCTCAGAGTCTACCTCTTCCATGCAGGCTCTGTCCCCATCCAACAGCACCCAGGAGTTCCACAAGTCACCCAGCGTTGAGGAGAAACCGCAGAGAGCGGTCCCAGGCGAGTTTGCCAATGGTTTGTCTCCCACCCCAGTGAATGGTGGGGCTTTGGATTTGACATCTAGTCATGCAGAGAAAATCATCAAAGAAGATTCTTTGGGGATCCTCTTCCCTTTCAGAGACCggggtaaatttaaaaatactgcttGCGACATTTGTGGCAAAACATTTGCTTGTCAGAGTGCCTTGGACATTCACTATAGAAGTCATACCAAAGAGAGACCATTTATTTGCACAGTTTGCAATCGTGGCTTTTCCACAAAGGGTAATTTGAAGCAGCACATGTTGACACATCAGATGCGAGATCTACCATCACAGCTCTTTGAGCCCAGTTCCAACCTTGGCCCCAATCAGAACTCTGCAGTGATTCCCGCCAACTCGTTGTCATCTCTCATCAAAACAGAGGTCAATGGCTTTGTGCATGTTTCTCCTCAGGACAGTAAGGACACCCCCACCAGTCACGTCCCTTCTGGGCCTCTGTCTTCCTCTGCCACGTCCCCAGTTCTGCTCCCGGCTCTGCCCAGGAGAACTCCCAAGCAGCACTACTGCAACACGTGTGGCAAAACCTTCTCCTCGTCGAGTGCCCTGCAGATTCACGagagaactcacactggagagaaaccctttgCTTGCACTATTTGTGGAAGAGCTTTCACAACAAAAGGCAATCTTAAG GTACACATGGGCACTCACATGTGGAATAGCACCCCTGCGCGACGAGGCCGGCGGCTCTCTGTGGATGGCCCCATGACATTTCTAGGAGGCAATCCCGTCAAGTTCCCAGAAATGTTCCAGAAGGATTTGGCGGCAAGATCAGGAAGTGGGGATCCTTCCAGTTTCTGGAATCAGTATGCAGCAGCGCTCTCCAATGGGCTGGCGATGAAGGCCAACGAGATCTCCGTCATTCAGAACGGTGGCGTCCCTCCAATTCCTGGAAGCCTCGACAGTGGGAACAGCTCCCCGATTAGCGGGCTGACAGGAAACCTGGAGAAGCTCCAGAACTCAGAGCCCAGTGCTCCTCTGGCTGGCCTGGAGAAAATGGCAAGCAGCGAGAACGGAACCAACTTCCGCTTCACCCGCTTCGTGGAGGACAGCAAAGAGATCGTCACAAGTTAA